The following coding sequences lie in one Gouania willdenowi chromosome 5, fGouWil2.1, whole genome shotgun sequence genomic window:
- the fezf2 gene encoding fez family zinc finger protein 2: protein MTTGSSSVETLMACGGRTGTGSAAPKALAFSIDRIMSKNSEPHGASEERAEGRRLLGLCAPVPACVIPLPPFSYDLQAKALMNYTELWTRSFRGSFCGSPAAPCATKGGCGGASFPGSRVVKPQVLHQAVAVPGGPSLYYLNYLDSASYAHSELLAAGHWLSSSPQAHASLSAHNRLLLLENAKLATVSADKLPTPQYPHKEHLPGQLDQIVKETHGLTAEKSGVKTHGKVSCGGGAVDGKPKNFTCEVCGKVFNAHYNLTRHMPVHTGARPFVCKVCGKGFRQASTLCRHKIIHTQEKPHKCNQCGKAFNRSSTLNTHVRIHAGYKPFVCEFCGKGFHQKGNYKNHKLTHSGEKQYKCSICNKAFHQVYNLTFHMHTHNDKKPFTCSTCGKGFCRNFDLKKHIRKLHESSGSGSSSFISADASRSELPS from the exons CCGCATGGGGCGTCGGAGGAGCGCGCGGAGGGGCGGCGGCTGCTGGGGCTGTGCGCCCCGGTGCCTGCGTGCGTCATCCCGCTGCCGCCGTTCAGCTACGACCTCCAGGCCAAGGCCCTGATGAACTACACCGAGCTGTGGACGCGCAGCTTCCGGGGCTCGTTCTGCGGCTCCCCCGCCGCTCCGTGCGCCACCAAAGGTGGCTGCGGCGGCGCGTCGTTCCCGGGGAGCCGCGTGGTGAAGCCACAGGTCCTCCACCAGGCCGTGGCCGTGCCTGGAGGACCCTCCCTCTATTATCTCAACTACCTGGACTCGGCTTCGTACGCGCACTCGGAGCTGCTGGCCGCGGGACACTGGCTCTCCAGCTCTCCGCAGGCGCACGCGTCTCTGTCCGCGCACAACAGACTCCTGCTGCTGGAGAACGCCAAGCTGGCCACGGTGAGCGCGGACAAGCTGCCCACCCCTCAGTACCCGCACAAGGAGCACCTGCCCGGGCAGCTGGACCAGATCGTGAAGGAGACGCACGGCCTCACGGCGGAAAAAAGTGGCGTAAAAACACACGGGAAAGTGAGCTGTGGCGGCGGGGCTGTGGACGGAAAACCCAAAAACTTCACCTGTGAAGTGTGTGGAAAG GTTTTTAACGCGCACTACAACCTGACCCGACACATGCCCGTGCACACCGGGGCCCGGCCTTTTGTCTGCAAAGTGTGCGGGAAAGGATTTAGACAGGCCAGCACGTTGTGTCGACACAAgatcatacacacacag GAGAAACCTCATAAATGTAACCAGTGTGGGAAAGCGTTCAACAGGAGCTCCACACTCAACACGCACGTTCGGATCCACGCGGGATACAAACCGTTTGTCTGCGAGTTCTGTGGGAAAGGTTTTCATCAGAAAG GGAACTACAAGAACCACAAGCTGACGCACAGCGGGGAGAAACAGTACAAGTGTTCCATCTGCAACAAGGCCTTCCACCAGGTCTACAACCTGACAtttcacatgcacacgcacaacGATAAGAAACCCTTCACCTGTTCCACCTGTGGGAAGGGATTCTGTCGCAACTTTGACCTGAAGAAACACATCAGGAAGCTGCACGAGAGCAGCggcagcggcagcagcagcttcaTCTCTGCAGACGCCTCCAGATCAGAGCTTCCAAGCTGA